In Acetoanaerobium noterae, a single genomic region encodes these proteins:
- a CDS encoding DUF1904 family protein produces the protein MPALIIKSIDENKACAFSKILIDDLEKLLECPRDYFSIELSQSKFILDGEIVDGHPTVEVYWFDRGQAVQDTAAKLITQHVNSAGYSSVDVIFYHLDKEKYYENGEHY, from the coding sequence ATGCCAGCATTAATAATTAAATCAATCGATGAAAATAAAGCCTGTGCTTTTAGCAAAATCCTAATAGATGACCTTGAAAAGCTTCTAGAGTGTCCTAGAGATTATTTTAGCATAGAGCTATCTCAATCTAAATTCATCCTAGATGGAGAAATTGTAGACGGACATCCTACAGTAGAGGTTTATTGGTTTGATAGAGGGCAAGCTGTCCAAGATACGGCTGCAAAACTAATAACACAGCATGTAAATTCTGCTGGATATAGCAGTGTAGACGTTATTTTTTATCATCTTGATAAAGAAAAATACTATGAAAATGGTGAGCATTATTAA
- a CDS encoding SRPBCC domain-containing protein, giving the protein MNQVKYSIIINARPEVVWETITDPRKYEEWTYIFSEGSFFDGGWNQGDSIRFLTINSNNKLEGMISEIAESKYPTYISIRHLGFIMDGVEDTTRKESEHAYENYTLELINEDQTKFTVDMDIEEEYIEMFEDVWPKAMEKVKEISEDAKSKPMKITIRTRISRPIQTVWEGFTKSEHVTKWNHASDDWYCPQAVNNLVEGGGFDYTMASIDGKVSFHFEGKYTKIIPHEQICYVLDDDREIVVNFSIIDGGVAIEETFDAEGTHTLLQQRQGWQAILDNFAKYTEQNL; this is encoded by the coding sequence ATGAACCAAGTTAAATATTCAATCATCATAAATGCAAGACCTGAAGTTGTTTGGGAAACAATCACTGACCCACGTAAATACGAGGAGTGGACCTATATATTTAGCGAGGGCTCCTTTTTTGATGGAGGATGGAATCAAGGCGATTCTATTCGCTTTCTAACAATAAACAGCAATAATAAGCTAGAAGGAATGATATCTGAGATTGCAGAAAGTAAATATCCTACCTATATTTCAATCAGGCACCTAGGCTTTATAATGGATGGTGTAGAGGATACTACTAGAAAAGAGTCAGAGCATGCATATGAAAACTATACTTTAGAGCTCATAAATGAAGACCAAACAAAATTTACAGTGGATATGGATATAGAGGAAGAGTATATAGAAATGTTTGAAGACGTATGGCCTAAAGCCATGGAAAAAGTTAAAGAAATAAGTGAAGACGCTAAGTCTAAGCCTATGAAGATAACAATACGCACTCGCATTTCTCGCCCAATCCAAACAGTCTGGGAGGGATTTACTAAGTCCGAGCATGTTACAAAATGGAACCATGCCTCAGATGACTGGTACTGCCCTCAAGCTGTTAATAACCTTGTAGAGGGTGGTGGCTTTGACTACACTATGGCATCTATAGACGGAAAAGTTTCGTTTCATTTCGAAGGGAAATATACAAAAATAATTCCTCATGAGCAAATCTGCTACGTCCTAGATGATGACAGAGAGATTGTCGTAAATTTTAGCATCATAGACGGCGGTGTTGCTATTGAGGAAACTTTTGATGCTGAAGGCACCCATACTTTGCTACAGCAAAGACAAGGCTGGCAAGCAATTCTCGATAACTTTGCAAAATATACGGAACAAAACCTCTAG
- a CDS encoding Fic family protein, with product MHLGIFGWLPIETLIKERQDEYYKVLGECDHSADSGRFIEFLLQAIYDALCEIVDTEQVGEQVTEQVEKLLEIIGDKEYSTKELMELLKLKHRPTFRDNYLLPALELGYIEMTIPDKPRSSKQRYRKVMSSKFK from the coding sequence ATACACCTAGGGATATTTGGTTGGCTACCAATAGAAACATTAATAAAGGAAAGGCAAGATGAGTATTACAAAGTACTTGGAGAATGTGACCATAGTGCTGATTCAGGAAGATTTATTGAATTTTTATTACAAGCTATATACGATGCTTTATGTGAAATTGTAGATACCGAACAAGTTGGGGAACAAGTTACCGAACAAGTTGAAAAGCTATTAGAAATTATTGGAGATAAAGAATATTCTACAAAAGAACTTATGGAATTACTTAAGTTAAAGCATAGACCTACATTTAGAGATAATTATCTATTACCTGCGTTAGAATTAGGTTATATTGAGATGACTATACCAGATAAGCCAAGGAGCAGTAAACAAAGATATAGGAAAGTTATGAGTAGTAAGTTTAAATAG
- a CDS encoding putative quinol monooxygenase has translation MITVIAKNYIQENKVYYMLELCNQLIEETRKEKGCISYELFRNKDNINEFTFIEQWDSIESLKYHMESHHFEEIIPRIQSISYKQSEVELYDKYYFK, from the coding sequence ATGATAACAGTGATTGCAAAAAATTATATTCAAGAAAACAAAGTTTATTATATGTTGGAGTTATGTAATCAACTAATTGAAGAAACTAGAAAAGAAAAAGGTTGTATATCATATGAACTTTTTAGAAATAAAGATAATATTAATGAATTTACTTTTATAGAGCAGTGGGATTCTATTGAATCCTTAAAATATCATATGGAATCACATCATTTTGAAGAAATTATTCCACGAATACAATCGATTTCCTATAAACAAAGTGAAGTAGAGTTATATGATAAATATTATTTCAAGTAA
- a CDS encoding SDR family NAD(P)-dependent oxidoreductase: protein MELNMSGKRVLITGSTSGIGRGIAESFIKEGANVIINSYLESEVESTINELQIKYPNAKIEGIIADLSIEEDCNRLYELVYKNGNLDILVNNIGIYPVTPFFDISDEEWNHVWNMNVMSAVRMCRNVLPKMLIDNNGVIINISSEAGLRPNPDLVHYSVTKSALIGLSRALAELTKGTEVRVNSVLPVTTWTPGIKKYFEDIAEKDNCALEDAVKDYFKTGNDKDSLVQKFVTIEEVANTVLFVAGNGGINGNAVLIDGGVIKHI from the coding sequence ATGGAATTAAATATGTCTGGAAAAAGAGTTCTCATTACAGGATCTACAAGTGGAATTGGAAGAGGTATTGCAGAGTCATTTATTAAAGAAGGTGCAAATGTCATTATTAACAGTTATTTAGAAAGTGAAGTTGAAAGTACGATTAATGAACTTCAAATCAAGTATCCTAATGCAAAAATTGAAGGTATTATAGCAGATCTCTCTATAGAAGAAGACTGCAATAGACTATATGAACTAGTATATAAAAATGGAAACCTTGATATTTTAGTAAATAATATTGGCATATATCCAGTTACACCTTTCTTTGATATCTCCGATGAAGAATGGAACCATGTCTGGAATATGAATGTTATGTCTGCAGTTAGGATGTGTAGAAATGTACTACCTAAAATGTTAATAGATAATAATGGTGTAATCATTAATATCTCAAGTGAAGCCGGATTAAGACCAAATCCAGACTTGGTTCACTATTCTGTTACAAAATCTGCTTTAATAGGACTATCTAGAGCGTTAGCAGAATTAACAAAAGGAACAGAGGTACGAGTAAATAGTGTTTTGCCAGTTACTACATGGACACCAGGAATTAAAAAGTATTTTGAGGATATTGCTGAAAAAGATAATTGTGCTTTAGAAGATGCTGTAAAAGATTATTTTAAAACAGGAAATGACAAAGATAGCTTAGTCCAGAAGTTTGTTACTATTGAAGAAGTTGCTAATACTGTATTATTTGTTGCTGGTAATGGTGGCATTAATGGTAATGCAGTATTAATTGATGGTGGAGTGATAAAGCATATATGA
- a CDS encoding oxidoreductase translates to MFKKLFEEGKIGNLTVKNRFIVPPMLTEYASEDGRLTERYIRYYEEKAKGGWGLIICEDNVIEPRGAGFKRIPGLWSDEIMLEHKELVNRVHKAGSKIAVQVYHAGRESNSSITGFRPLAPSAIQDPTQPEVPEELTTKEVKDMVEKFAQAIRRCKDAGYDAVELHGAHGYLINQFVSPFSNKRTDEYGGNFMNRLRFPLEIIERTKELVGDEYPIIYRMSVDEMVEGGLTPEDTKVIAQILEHKGIAAIHASAGVYKSGAVVSAPTAIRTAVFSDYAEQIKKVVAIPVFAVNKIVQPHVAESLLKEGKADFIAMGRASIADPHLPNKVLENRFDEIRYCIGCWQGCQGKIAKQEAVSCLVNPTAGKEEEYKIVEADNKKKVMVIGGGPVGMEAAIVASKRGHDVTLYEKDEKLGGQWLLAAIPPGKELLNTLTVWQKSELKRAGVKVVLNKEVDVNLVEAEKPDEIIIATGATPIVPKIPGSDMKHVYTANDVLNGKVDLFGNAVVIGGGLVGAETAEHIAVHNHKASIVEMQSELAADMVSAPRHFLIKSLNHNNVDIFTNTKVLEILENGVLVQREEKQFVIPADLVVMAIGSKSNNQLSEKLIGKFKVSVIGDAHQVGKALDGMNKAYKIALSI, encoded by the coding sequence ATGTTTAAGAAATTATTTGAAGAAGGTAAAATTGGAAATTTGACAGTTAAAAATCGATTTATTGTGCCTCCTATGTTAACGGAGTATGCTTCAGAAGATGGTCGTTTAACAGAAAGGTATATTCGTTATTATGAAGAAAAAGCAAAAGGTGGATGGGGATTGATTATATGTGAAGACAATGTAATCGAACCAAGAGGTGCAGGTTTTAAGAGAATTCCTGGTCTTTGGTCTGACGAAATTATGTTAGAGCACAAAGAGCTTGTTAATCGTGTTCATAAAGCAGGTTCAAAAATTGCTGTTCAAGTTTATCATGCTGGAAGAGAATCTAACAGTTCTATTACTGGTTTTAGACCTCTTGCTCCATCAGCAATACAAGACCCAACGCAACCAGAAGTGCCTGAAGAACTTACAACTAAAGAAGTAAAGGATATGGTTGAAAAATTTGCTCAAGCAATTCGTAGATGCAAAGATGCTGGCTATGATGCTGTAGAATTACACGGGGCTCATGGATATTTAATCAATCAATTTGTATCACCTTTTTCAAATAAAAGAACTGACGAGTATGGTGGCAATTTTATGAATCGTCTTAGATTTCCATTGGAAATTATTGAAAGAACAAAAGAGTTGGTTGGTGATGAGTATCCGATTATCTATAGAATGTCTGTTGATGAGATGGTAGAAGGAGGTCTAACTCCAGAAGATACAAAAGTAATAGCACAAATACTCGAGCATAAAGGGATTGCAGCGATACATGCTTCAGCTGGAGTTTATAAAAGTGGCGCGGTTGTTTCAGCACCTACAGCTATAAGGACAGCTGTTTTCTCAGATTATGCCGAACAAATTAAAAAGGTTGTTGCCATACCAGTTTTTGCAGTAAATAAGATTGTTCAACCACATGTTGCTGAATCTTTACTAAAAGAAGGAAAAGCAGATTTCATAGCAATGGGGCGTGCTTCAATTGCGGACCCTCATCTTCCTAACAAAGTGTTGGAAAATAGATTTGATGAAATCCGATATTGTATTGGATGTTGGCAAGGCTGTCAGGGCAAAATTGCGAAGCAAGAAGCGGTATCATGTCTAGTGAATCCTACAGCAGGAAAAGAAGAAGAATATAAAATTGTTGAAGCTGATAATAAAAAGAAAGTAATGGTTATAGGTGGTGGTCCAGTAGGTATGGAAGCTGCTATTGTTGCTTCAAAACGTGGTCATGATGTAACCTTATATGAAAAAGATGAAAAGTTAGGTGGGCAATGGTTGCTCGCAGCAATACCTCCAGGAAAAGAACTTCTCAACACACTTACTGTATGGCAAAAGAGTGAGCTAAAGAGAGCAGGTGTAAAAGTTGTACTTAATAAAGAGGTAGATGTTAATCTGGTTGAAGCGGAAAAACCTGACGAGATTATTATTGCTACAGGTGCAACCCCTATTGTACCCAAAATACCTGGTTCAGATATGAAACATGTTTATACTGCAAATGACGTGTTAAATGGTAAGGTTGATCTGTTTGGAAATGCAGTTGTAATTGGTGGCGGGCTTGTTGGAGCTGAAACTGCTGAGCATATTGCAGTGCATAATCATAAGGCGTCAATTGTTGAAATGCAGTCAGAACTTGCAGCAGATATGGTAAGTGCACCGAGACATTTCCTTATTAAGTCATTGAATCACAATAATGTCGATATTTTCACTAATACTAAAGTATTAGAAATTCTAGAAAATGGCGTATTGGTACAACGTGAGGAGAAGCAGTTTGTTATTCCTGCAGATCTTGTAGTTATGGCAATTGGCTCAAAATCAAATAATCAACTTTCAGAAAAGTTGATTGGTAAGTTTAAAGTGAGTGTTATAGGTGATGCTCATCAAGTTGGTAAAGCTCTTGATGGGATGAACAAAGCATATAAAATAGCACTTTCAATATAG
- a CDS encoding NADH:flavin oxidoreductase: MSNISLWDKSKVKSIELKNRFIRSALWMKMADEDGHINSNLIEHYISLAKGGVALIITGYAFISDEERPNPRMLGISNDSFIEEYKELTEAVHCEGSKIALQMVLGGSQNHHPDSQNMRILGPSAVKNRVTGITPVEATKDDIHEVIDKFALAAERAKKSGFDAVQIHAAHGYFLSQFLTPYYNRRTDEYGGDINNRARIIYEVIGAVREKVGEDYPIMIKLNFDDFMDKNEGLVMDDALYVFEKVDKLGVDIIEVSAVNESSGKGIGPARTGIKTLAEQSYFREQTEKVAQIVDAKVVLMGGNRSVEVMENILETSEINYFSIARPLLCETDLINKWKDNKFYSPKCISCNKCWETEPNSCIFNRR, encoded by the coding sequence ATGTCTAATATATCATTGTGGGATAAAAGTAAAGTCAAATCTATAGAACTAAAGAATCGATTTATTCGATCTGCACTATGGATGAAAATGGCAGACGAAGATGGCCATATAAATAGTAACTTGATTGAACATTATATTTCTTTGGCTAAAGGTGGTGTGGCTCTTATTATTACTGGTTACGCATTTATATCAGATGAGGAACGGCCAAACCCGAGAATGCTTGGAATTAGCAATGATAGTTTTATCGAAGAATACAAAGAACTTACAGAAGCTGTCCATTGCGAAGGTAGTAAAATAGCTTTGCAGATGGTTTTAGGTGGTTCGCAAAATCATCATCCAGATTCCCAAAATATGAGAATTCTAGGTCCATCAGCAGTTAAAAATCGAGTAACTGGAATTACACCAGTAGAGGCAACAAAAGATGATATTCATGAAGTGATCGACAAGTTTGCACTTGCAGCTGAAAGAGCCAAAAAATCTGGATTTGATGCTGTACAGATTCATGCAGCACATGGTTATTTCTTAAGTCAATTTCTAACACCCTATTATAATAGAAGAACAGATGAATATGGTGGGGATATTAACAATCGTGCAAGGATTATATATGAAGTAATTGGAGCGGTTAGAGAAAAAGTAGGAGAAGATTATCCAATAATGATTAAACTGAATTTTGATGATTTTATGGATAAAAATGAAGGCCTAGTTATGGATGATGCGTTATATGTGTTTGAAAAAGTAGACAAGTTAGGGGTAGACATCATTGAAGTCAGTGCTGTTAATGAGTCTTCTGGAAAAGGAATTGGACCAGCTAGAACAGGAATCAAAACACTTGCCGAGCAATCCTATTTTAGAGAGCAAACTGAAAAAGTAGCACAAATTGTAGATGCAAAGGTAGTTTTAATGGGAGGAAATAGATCTGTTGAGGTTATGGAAAATATTTTGGAAACTAGTGAAATTAATTACTTCTCAATAGCAAGGCCTTTATTGTGTGAAACTGACTTGATAAATAAATGGAAAGATAATAAATTCTACAGTCCTAAATGTATTTCCTGTAATAAATGTTGGGAAACTGAGCCTAATAGTTGCATATTTAATAGAAGATAA
- a CDS encoding winged helix-turn-helix transcriptional regulator, translating to MLKYKNKKFVCHIDLGMELIRGKWKAVILCHLNDGPKRFLELQRITCGVSQKVLNEKLTELENDGLIFKTTYPEVPPRVEYELTDLGKGLFPALDLLEQWTVKNYPFDKK from the coding sequence ATGTTAAAATATAAAAACAAGAAGTTTGTTTGTCATATCGATTTGGGTATGGAACTTATTCGTGGTAAATGGAAAGCTGTGATATTATGCCATTTAAATGATGGTCCAAAAAGATTCCTAGAGCTTCAAAGAATTACTTGTGGTGTTAGTCAAAAAGTACTCAACGAGAAATTAACAGAACTAGAAAATGATGGACTTATTTTTAAGACTACTTATCCAGAAGTTCCACCACGGGTTGAATATGAACTCACTGATTTAGGCAAGGGTCTTTTTCCTGCTCTTGACCTTCTAGAACAATGGACAGTTAAAAATTATCCTTTTGATAAAAAATAA
- a CDS encoding cysteine hydrolase family protein encodes MLNKKETALLVIDMQYGGGAPDGSLVKMLNVDVTKQEDIVTPMIKLKDYFNENEMLVVNIKTEYEEDFSDWKMLAERFEVKKYNHFVKGSPDAEIIPPLAPREGEELIIKNRWNAFFNTNLDDLLKSKNIKNLILVGAATDVCVFETCSYAFSLNYNCIVPIETTASFNAERKQMGLEMLKFGRAQVVNVEELYNMF; translated from the coding sequence ATGTTAAATAAAAAGGAAACAGCTTTACTAGTAATCGATATGCAATACGGGGGCGGTGCTCCTGACGGTTCTCTGGTAAAAATGCTAAACGTTGATGTAACAAAACAAGAAGATATAGTGACTCCAATGATAAAATTAAAGGACTACTTTAATGAAAATGAAATGTTGGTTGTCAACATTAAAACAGAATATGAAGAAGATTTTAGTGACTGGAAAATGCTAGCTGAAAGATTTGAAGTGAAAAAATACAATCATTTTGTAAAAGGCTCACCAGATGCAGAAATCATTCCTCCTCTAGCTCCTAGAGAAGGTGAAGAACTGATAATCAAGAATAGATGGAATGCTTTTTTCAACACTAATCTAGATGATTTACTTAAAAGTAAAAACATTAAGAATCTGATACTTGTTGGAGCTGCAACAGATGTTTGTGTATTTGAAACCTGCAGTTATGCTTTTTCTTTAAATTATAACTGTATCGTACCAATTGAAACTACAGCATCTTTTAATGCTGAAAGGAAGCAAATGGGACTTGAAATGCTTAAATTTGGACGAGCACAGGTTGTAAATGTAGAAGAGTTATATAATATGTTTTAA
- a CDS encoding DUF6036 family nucleotidyltransferase: protein MDLFSDFGLMDKNKLLEIFDYLNKRLKENQLQLEITIYGDSVMTMVYDNRPATKDIDCIFAETNLKLLDSILDLTKFAFNLSDGWINEEIKEPLKSIIKGDIETYKIYSNLKILKPKAKQLLAMKILAARPEPAKDFIDAYILCKELNITTKDKLLEICSEYIPLTLIGPRQVTFIKYLGEDLGYDWK from the coding sequence ATGGACCTATTTAGTGACTTTGGTTTGATGGATAAGAATAAACTCTTAGAAATATTTGATTATCTAAATAAACGATTAAAAGAAAATCAACTACAACTAGAGATAACAATTTATGGTGACTCTGTTATGACCATGGTTTATGATAATAGACCAGCAACTAAAGATATAGATTGTATATTTGCTGAAACCAATTTAAAATTATTAGACAGTATATTAGATCTTACTAAGTTTGCATTTAATCTTTCGGATGGATGGATAAATGAAGAAATTAAAGAACCACTAAAATCAATTATAAAAGGGGATATAGAAACCTATAAGATATATTCAAATTTAAAGATATTAAAACCTAAAGCTAAGCAACTGTTAGCTATGAAAATATTAGCGGCAAGACCAGAGCCTGCTAAGGATTTTATAGATGCCTATATATTATGTAAAGAATTAAACATTACCACTAAGGATAAACTGCTCGAAATATGCTCAGAATATATACCTTTGACTCTTATAGGACCAAGACAAGTAACCTTTATTAAATACTTGGGAGAGGATTTAGGCTATGATTGGAAATAA
- a CDS encoding AraC family transcriptional regulator gives MESGETILTIDSKDYHFSVGDAVIIMPYVIHNCQPVDIDNWAFTMIYLADSYKEAFTKFLGEDLKIGIAKLGPYEFSLIKNLSKTLLSDNNEFGEEVEIIDCLNSIIDSIEVKIEKKINTNIESIRNYINNNFLEELSLDTLQDMFHIDKFKLIRSFKKLYNITPSAYQLQLKVDYSKQLMKTEPDLISVALASGFYDQAHFTREFKKTTGMTPRYYIMSMK, from the coding sequence ATTGAAAGCGGAGAAACCATTTTAACAATAGACAGCAAGGACTACCATTTTTCAGTGGGTGATGCAGTCATTATTATGCCCTACGTTATTCATAATTGTCAGCCTGTTGACATTGATAATTGGGCTTTTACTATGATTTATCTCGCTGATTCCTATAAAGAAGCATTTACAAAATTTCTCGGCGAAGACTTAAAAATAGGTATTGCTAAACTTGGACCATATGAATTTTCATTGATAAAAAATTTGTCTAAAACACTCTTGTCGGATAATAACGAGTTTGGGGAAGAAGTTGAGATTATTGATTGTCTCAATTCAATCATTGATTCAATCGAAGTAAAAATCGAAAAGAAAATTAACACTAACATTGAGTCCATACGCAACTATATCAATAATAATTTTCTTGAAGAACTAAGTCTTGATACTCTTCAGGATATGTTTCATATTGATAAATTCAAACTGATTCGAAGTTTCAAAAAGCTCTATAATATCACTCCAAGTGCATATCAGCTACAATTAAAAGTTGATTACTCCAAACAGCTCATGAAAACCGAGCCTGATTTGATTAGTGTAGCATTGGCATCAGGTTTTTATGACCAAGCGCATTTTACTCGTGAATTTAAGAAAACAACAGGGATGACTCCAAGATACTATATTATGTCAATGAAATGA
- a CDS encoding DUF2000 domain-containing protein has translation MKCVMIVNENLPRGIIANTTAALGISIASLQDGMTGKKLVDRNGRIHESITNVPIPILALPVNDVKVLYDNLLELNDEDLKVIGFNDVAQNSHHYEEYEARLLQTAKDNINYLGICRYGPKKKINRLTGSMKMLR, from the coding sequence ATGAAATGTGTTATGATTGTCAACGAAAATTTACCACGAGGCATTATTGCTAATACAACCGCAGCCTTAGGCATAAGTATTGCGTCCCTACAAGATGGTATGACTGGAAAAAAACTTGTGGATAGAAATGGTAGAATTCATGAAAGCATCACGAATGTACCTATTCCTATTCTCGCCTTGCCTGTTAATGACGTGAAAGTCTTATATGATAATCTCTTAGAGCTAAATGACGAAGACTTAAAAGTTATCGGCTTTAACGATGTTGCCCAAAATTCACATCATTATGAAGAATACGAAGCACGGCTACTACAGACAGCTAAGGATAATATCAATTATCTGGGCATATGTAGATATGGACCAAAGAAAAAAATTAATAGGCTGACAGGCAGTATGAAAATGCTGAGATAA
- a CDS encoding GNAT family N-acetyltransferase — MYTIKPLSPELATTFTEYFENLDFGVPHWSSCFCRFYHTDCSAEQWSKRTGAENRIEAIEQIKAGKMRGYLAFDGEKCIGWCNANNASEYIRLHQYIENMIKGKKIGCVICFVIHQDYRNQGVARLLLKQAVDDFKSQGFEAVLALPVEDSDEPEKLYRGTVNMYKELGFKEIERHDTVSVMWLKF; from the coding sequence ATGTATACTATTAAACCACTAAGTCCAGAGCTAGCAACAACATTTACTGAATATTTCGAAAATCTTGATTTTGGAGTGCCTCATTGGTCTAGTTGTTTTTGTAGATTTTACCATACAGACTGCTCTGCTGAGCAATGGAGTAAAAGAACTGGGGCAGAAAATCGCATTGAGGCAATAGAGCAGATAAAAGCTGGCAAGATGAGAGGCTACTTAGCTTTTGATGGAGAGAAATGTATTGGATGGTGTAATGCAAACAACGCGAGTGAGTACATAAGGCTTCATCAGTATATAGAAAATATGATAAAAGGTAAGAAAATAGGCTGTGTTATTTGTTTTGTGATTCATCAGGATTATAGAAATCAAGGGGTTGCGAGACTTTTACTTAAGCAAGCTGTAGATGACTTTAAATCACAAGGATTTGAGGCAGTCTTAGCGCTTCCAGTAGAGGATAGTGATGAACCAGAAAAGCTATATAGAGGTACTGTAAATATGTACAAAGAGCTTGGGTTTAAAGAGATAGAAAGACATGATACTGTGAGTGTTATGTGGTTGAAATTTTAG
- a CDS encoding AAA family ATPase, which produces MAELMIKFPNGEIRNLQQGKPVVLLGANGAGKTRLSVKIEELNDTSFQRPYNPSQFLVQRLSAQKSLSISDTLIIKGLEASTREAYIGNSNEYASKIGYRYGSNPATFLINDYDKVLSLLFAKNNKLLEDQNKMDKLCVSQGKTRPEPLKTLIDIVEEIWSYLLPNRKIDLSGNEVHAIWKNRYHGKEMSDGERVILYMIVQALTVKDNTLVIIDEPELHIHKAILNKLWDKLEEIRQDCVFMYITHDLDFAVSRNTDEILWVKSFDGDNTWEYEFLNIEDYESLSTELIFEIIGTKKKIVFVEGTKSSLDYLLYQEIYKDKNYHVIPCGGCKQVVNYVKAKKGYGKFDNIEVYGVVDRDYRMKHEVDELKNDGIFCLEVSEVENLFLVPELLLVMQKQLGCEDDVVDNAKKFIVDLYNGVKETQIKEAFTKEVDYQLSCMHFDSKTLVAESVKKALDEKFTIEFIECILKDKREIFESATELDDILRIFNFKDLSKKIGSKFGIKDSEYPKRVINLLKYNKNGVKEQIIDAVKPYIPELP; this is translated from the coding sequence ATGGCTGAACTCATGATAAAATTTCCAAATGGTGAGATTAGGAATTTGCAACAAGGAAAACCAGTAGTATTGCTAGGAGCTAATGGGGCTGGCAAAACAAGATTGAGTGTCAAGATTGAAGAACTTAATGATACTAGTTTTCAACGACCATACAATCCTTCTCAGTTTTTAGTACAGAGATTATCTGCACAAAAATCATTATCTATATCAGATACGTTAATAATAAAGGGATTAGAAGCATCGACGAGAGAAGCATATATTGGAAATTCCAATGAATATGCGAGTAAAATTGGATATAGGTATGGTAGTAATCCAGCTACATTTTTGATAAATGATTATGATAAAGTCCTATCGCTATTATTTGCTAAGAACAATAAACTATTAGAAGACCAGAACAAAATGGATAAACTCTGCGTATCTCAAGGAAAAACAAGACCTGAACCACTAAAAACTCTTATAGATATAGTCGAAGAGATATGGTCATATTTATTACCAAATAGAAAAATTGATTTATCAGGTAATGAAGTTCATGCAATATGGAAAAATAGATATCATGGGAAAGAAATGAGTGATGGAGAACGAGTTATACTATATATGATAGTACAAGCGCTAACTGTAAAGGATAATACATTAGTGATTATAGATGAGCCGGAGTTACATATACATAAGGCTATCCTTAATAAACTATGGGATAAGCTTGAGGAAATACGGCAAGATTGTGTTTTTATGTATATTACTCATGATTTAGATTTTGCAGTTTCAAGAAATACAGATGAAATTTTATGGGTAAAATCATTTGATGGAGATAATACGTGGGAGTATGAGTTTTTAAATATTGAAGACTATGAAAGCTTGTCTACTGAATTAATATTTGAAATAATTGGAACTAAGAAAAAGATTGTTTTTGTAGAAGGTACAAAAAGTAGTTTAGATTATTTACTGTATCAAGAGATTTATAAAGATAAAAATTACCATGTCATACCATGCGGTGGATGCAAGCAAGTAGTAAACTATGTGAAAGCTAAGAAAGGATATGGAAAATTTGATAATATAGAAGTTTATGGTGTTGTAGATAGAGACTATAGGATGAAGCATGAGGTTGATGAACTTAAAAACGACGGAATATTTTGTTTAGAAGTTTCAGAGGTTGAAAATCTTTTTCTTGTTCCCGAGTTACTTCTAGTAATGCAGAAGCAGTTAGGTTGTGAAGATGATGTGGTAGATAATGCTAAAAAATTCATTGTAGATTTATATAATGGAGTAAAAGAGACACAGATTAAGGAAGCATTTACTAAAGAAGTTGATTATCAATTGAGTTGTATGCATTTTGATTCTAAAACTTTAGTAGCGGAGAGTGTTAAAAAAGCACTAGATGAAAAATTCACGATTGAATTTATAGAATGTATTTTAAAAGATAAAAGAGAAATCTTTGAAAGTGCTACAGAGCTTGATGATATTTTAAGAATCTTTAATTTCAAGGATTTAAGTAAAAAAATAGGTAGTAAGTTTGGAATAAAAGATAGTGAATATCCAAAAAGAGTAATTAATCTACTAAAGTATAATAAGAATGGTGTAAAAGAACAGATAATAGATGCAGTAAAACCATACATTCCAGAACTTCCTTAA